Below is a window of Candidatus Hydrogenedentota bacterium DNA.
GCCGCAAGCAGCGCCGCAAGCGCCAGCGCCCCCACGAACAGGTTCGGGGGACTGGGCGGCGCCGCCTTGTTCCCCAGGCATCCGCAGGGGTCGGGTTCCGGCTCGCCTTCACCCTCGCCCTCACCTTCGCCTTCCCCCTCACCCTCGGGCTGTTCCACCGCCAGCGGCACGGTCACGGAGACGGTGGCGCCGGACCCCATCCGCACAGGCCGCTGGGCGTCCGCCCGGCCCGGCGCGGAAACCTGCACCGTGTAGGAGCCCTCGCCGATGGCGGCGAAACTGTACACGCCGTTGCTGTTCTGCGTGACCGGGCGGTAGGTGCTTCCCTGCAGCGTGACGGAGGCGTCCGTGACGGGGCTCTGCGTGTCCGCGTCCACCACGGAGCAGAACAGGGCGCTGGCGATGATGGCGCTGCCCGGCGCGAGGAACGGCTCGAAGGAGGCCGGCCCCTCGATGGCGGCGGATATCTCCTCCGGGTCCCCGCTGCACCAGTCGTTGTTCTCCATCAGCCAGACCGTGTCCCGCCGGTTCACCACGGCCGGGCCGCCGATGCTGAAGATGCAGAACTGGTTCCAGCCCGTGTTCGGGTCGCCCACATCGCCAAAGTTCCCCGTGGCGTCCTCCTCCTTGCCGTCCGTCGGAAGCACCACGATGCCGCTGCCCCCGAGGGCGTAGAACATGCACCGCCGCACAACCGGCGCCGCCCCCGCGATTTCCATGCCGTTCACCATGCCGGAGAAGGTGCACGCCTCGAAGACGCTCCCCCCGGAAAGGGGGCCCTCAATCCGCACACCCGTCACGCCCCCCTCGAATCGCACCCCCGCCACGGTCATGGCCGCATTGTCCACCAGCAGCAGCGGCGCCGTCTGGCCCCGCTGCGCGCGCAGGGTCAGGTCCGTGAGGGCCGCCCCCTCCGCACCCGTCAGCGCGCCGGTGACCACCGCTGCTTCGCCGGCTTGAACCGCCAGTTCCAGACCCGGCGCCAGCGCCAGCCCGCCCACGGGATACACCCCGCCGCGCAGCAGAATCCGCGCCGGGTTCCCCGTGGACGACGCGGCGACGGTTATGGCATGGCCGATGGTCCGGAATGGCCGCGCAAAACTGCCGTTCTCCGGGCCGTTCACGCCGGTGGGCGCCACAAACAGGGTGCGCCGCGGGCTGTTGGCGTTCTGCGGGTCGGACCGCAGCAAAAACTCCTCCAGATTCGTCAGTTCATCGCCGTCCGCGTCCAGATTGGCGTCGTTCACCAGCGGATTCAGCCGGTTCCGCGCCTCCCACCCGTCCGGCATCCCGTCCCGGTCGCTGTCCACCGCCGCGTCACTCGTGCCGATGCAGGACTCCTGGCACGCCGTCAGGCCGTCGCCGTCCCGGTCCGGGTCGCCCGGCGGATTGGGACACTCCGAGAAGCATTCCCGCCACGGGTCATACCACTCGCCCGTCGGGCCGGGCAGCACAAAAAACGCGCCCACCGTCCGGTCCCGGTCCATGCGCACCGTGGCCGGGTTTGCCGCGCCCGAGAGGTCCCCCGTCCAGCCGCCCAAAAGCATCAGCGGGTTGGGGACTGCGGTCAGGGTGACCAGCGTGCCCAGCGGGTACCCCGCCTCGGGCTGCGGCGGACTGACCGAGATGCTTCCCCCGGCGGCGGGCAGAATGGTCAGCCGCTTGACGATGAAGGTGAACACCGC
It encodes the following:
- a CDS encoding carboxypeptidase regulatory-like domain-containing protein, translated to MPTMNRMCLFVSLAAALAALVTVSVLPGTAAAEDKANGLTILLTRGGVIQTTVAEADPEHPEWTALNVLAVPDPGYEFTGWTGDLSGTANPARLVLDGDKTVGAVFTFIVKRLTILPAAGGSISVSPPQPEAGYPLGTLVTLTAVPNPLMLLGGWTGDLSGAANPATVRMDRDRTVGAFFVLPGPTGEWYDPWRECFSECPNPPGDPDRDGDGLTACQESCIGTSDAAVDSDRDGMPDGWEARNRLNPLVNDANLDADGDELTNLEEFLLRSDPQNANSPRRTLFVAPTGVNGPENGSFARPFRTIGHAITVAASSTGNPARILLRGGVYPVGGLALAPGLELAVQAGEAAVVTGALTGAEGAALTDLTLRAQRGQTAPLLLVDNAAMTVAGVRFEGGVTGVRIEGPLSGGSVFEACTFSGMVNGMEIAGAAPVVRRCMFYALGGSGIVVLPTDGKEEDATGNFGDVGDPNTGWNQFCIFSIGGPAVVNRRDTVWLMENNDWCSGDPEEISAAIEGPASFEPFLAPGSAIIASALFCSVVDADTQSPVTDASVTLQGSTYRPVTQNSNGVYSFAAIGEGSYTVQVSAPGRADAQRPVRMGSGATVSVTVPLAVEQPEGEGEGEGEGEGEGEPEPDPCGCLGNKAAPPSPPNLFVGALALAALLAASKRKTPMG